The proteins below are encoded in one region of Paraburkholderia phenazinium:
- the fliH gene encoding flagellar assembly protein FliH — MHMSDQDPARKGSLSAYQRWEMASFDPVPPAPPEEPADDSGAFEAELQRLRDAAHAQGLASGHVAGQALGYQAGYDQGHAQGFTQGQTEAREEAARLAALAETFKVALDGAQHEISENLVALALDIAQQVVRQHVQHDPAALIAVAREVIAAEPALTGAPHLVVSPADLPVVEAYLMEELQARGWSVRTDPAVERGGCRAHASTGEVDAGIDTRWERVAAALGKASTW, encoded by the coding sequence ATGCATATGTCTGATCAGGATCCCGCGCGCAAAGGCAGCCTCTCGGCCTACCAGCGCTGGGAGATGGCCTCGTTCGACCCGGTGCCGCCGGCACCGCCCGAGGAGCCGGCCGACGACAGCGGCGCCTTCGAAGCGGAGCTGCAGCGCCTGCGCGACGCCGCGCATGCCCAGGGCCTCGCCTCCGGTCACGTGGCCGGGCAGGCGCTCGGCTACCAGGCAGGCTACGATCAGGGTCACGCGCAAGGCTTCACGCAGGGGCAAACCGAAGCGCGCGAAGAAGCCGCGCGCCTTGCCGCCCTGGCGGAAACCTTCAAGGTCGCACTGGACGGCGCGCAACACGAAATTTCGGAGAACCTGGTGGCGCTCGCGCTGGACATCGCGCAGCAGGTGGTACGCCAGCATGTGCAGCATGATCCGGCCGCACTGATTGCCGTAGCCCGCGAAGTCATCGCAGCGGAGCCGGCCTTGACCGGCGCGCCGCACCTGGTAGTGAGCCCGGCGGACCTGCCGGTGGTCGAAGCGTATCTGATGGAAGAACTACAGGCGCGCGGCTGGTCCGTGCGAACCGATCCGGCCGTGGAACGCGGCGGTTGCCGCGCCCACGCCAGCACCGGCGAAGTGGATGCCGGTATCGA